Genomic window (Candidatus Methylomirabilis limnetica):
GGATTATAATGGCGATGGGAAGACTGGAGATCTGGCCTATGTCGTCACGAGCGGCGGTCCTGGAAAGATAGGCCTCGATTCCTTTGAGCGATACCACAACATGCTCACGTTTCGCTTCGACTCTCCCGTCTGCGCCGGGCGCCTCGATAGCGAGGGCGATAGCACCTACTTCTTTGGTCTTGTCTCCGCACGACCGCCGCGGTCCATCACAGCAACAATCAAGGAGACGGCCGGTATAGGCTCTGCGTCGCCAAAAATGAAGAAGAATATACGGCACAAAGTGCTGGTCAGCGCACCTCAGATAGGCAATGAGTGAGCCGGATCATCCCCGAAAGTCTTTGACATCAATCCTGGGATTGTCAGAGTAGCCTGTGGCGATTTAGCGGAGGACCTGAGCCGGATCCTGCCGGTCCAAAGGACGGGGTAGGTAGCCTGGACGGACTAGCTTGAGTTCAATGAGATACCCCGCAGCAAGCTGCGGGGTATCGTCTTCTGTCATGACCCGTCATTCCGTGCTTGACACGGAATCCAGTCTGGCCCTCTGGATACCGGCTTCCGCCGGTATGACGAACTCGCGGCAAGCCGCAGAGTATCAACCATCAACGGAATGACCATAGTCGGTCTTCGATCAAGAAGTCTTTTCTAGGCGACGTTCATCTTCGCCACGATCCTTTACAGGGGAGGGCCGCCTCGGCTATAGTCGGGATATGGCCACCGAACCTGACCATCTTCTCGTTGAAATCGCCCTGCCGGTTCCCCCACGAAGGGTCCTGACGTATACCATCCCGTCCGATTTACAGAAACAGGTTGAGGTCGGCAAGCGAGCCCTCGTGCCGCTTGGCCCTCGCCTGGTGACCGGGTATATTGTCGGTCTCCACACGTTCAGCGATCAGCCGTCAGCCGTCAGGCATCAGGCATCAGAACTCAAGCCGATTGACGCGATCCTGGACCCCGAGCCGCTGCTAGATCACCACATGCTGGAGCTCACACGCCTTATAGCGGACTACTATCTGACGTCGTGGGGGCTGGTTATTCGGGCAGCTCTGCCCCCTGGGATCGATCGTAGGACGGCTCGGACTGTCGAGCTCATCGAGTCTCCGGACCTTTTCCCACATACGTTAAGCGGGGAGCGCCTCACCCAAGAGGCCGGCAAGCTTGGCCCCCTCCAGCAGCAGATGCTTGCCGCTCTGCAAGTGCAACGCCGGATGCTGCTTTCATCCCTCAAACAGCGGTGGCCGGACGAGGAGGTCGATCGTCTCATCCGCATGCTTGTCAGACAGAACCTGGCGAGGGTGGAATACCGCGAATGCCTGCCATTGGTTCGGCCTGCCTATCGGTCCTTGCTCGGCCTGGCCGTCGACCGCGCCTCTGCGGAGGCCGAGTTGGCCGCTCTCCGACGACGGGCGCCGCGACAGGCCTCGTTACTCGATCGCCTGCTGCAATCAGGATCAACACTCACGTCTGTAGAGGCCACAGTCCTCGCTGGCGCCTCCGGGGTTCGCGGCCTCATCGCCAAAGGCTTCATCCGTCGAGTTACGGAGGTGGTTGAGCGGTCTCCCTGGGAAGAGCCCGTTGTTGCCACGGGCTCCTGGCCTGAGCCCAACTCAGCCCAACAAACAGCGATTGATGGGCTCCTGGCGGGACTACCCTCTCGCACATTTTTCCCGGCACTGCTCCATGGCGCAACGGGGAGCGGGAAAACCGAGGTCTATCTTCGAGTGATCGGCGAGGTGGTACGACAGGGAAGGCAGGCGCTCGTACTCGTTCCGGAAATCGCCTTGACCCCTGTTACTGCCGATCGATTCCGCTCCCGCTTCGGGGACCGGGTCGCACTACTGCACAGCGGCCTCTCGCCTGGCGAGCGGCTGGATCAGTGGTACCGCATCAAGCGCGGGATGGCCGATATCGTCGTGGGTACGCGGTCCGCGGTCTTCGCCCCTCTCTCTCGCCTTAGCCTCATCGTGGTCGATGAAGAGCACGACGACTCTTATAAGCAGCAAGATGAGCCGCGCTACCACGCGAGGGATGTAGCCCTGGCCAGAGGGCAGATGCTTGGGATTGCAGTCCTCCTTGGTTCCGCGACCCCAGCCTTTGAAAGTATCCATCGTGCCAAGGAAGGGGCCTACCGACTATTCCTGCTTCCAGAGCGGGTTGAAGCCAGGACACTGCCCTCGATGACACTGATAGATATGCGCGAAGAACGTGCGAAGTGCGAGGTGCGAGGCGCTCCGCTCATCTTCTCCCGACGGCTGGCGGACGCGATCAAGGAGACGCTGGCTAAAGGGGAGC
Coding sequences:
- the priA gene encoding replication restart helicase PriA, which produces MATEPDHLLVEIALPVPPRRVLTYTIPSDLQKQVEVGKRALVPLGPRLVTGYIVGLHTFSDQPSAVRHQASELKPIDAILDPEPLLDHHMLELTRLIADYYLTSWGLVIRAALPPGIDRRTARTVELIESPDLFPHTLSGERLTQEAGKLGPLQQQMLAALQVQRRMLLSSLKQRWPDEEVDRLIRMLVRQNLARVEYRECLPLVRPAYRSLLGLAVDRASAEAELAALRRRAPRQASLLDRLLQSGSTLTSVEATVLAGASGVRGLIAKGFIRRVTEVVERSPWEEPVVATGSWPEPNSAQQTAIDGLLAGLPSRTFFPALLHGATGSGKTEVYLRVIGEVVRQGRQALVLVPEIALTPVTADRFRSRFGDRVALLHSGLSPGERLDQWYRIKRGMADIVVGTRSAVFAPLSRLSLIVVDEEHDDSYKQQDEPRYHARDVALARGQMLGIAVLLGSATPAFESIHRAKEGAYRLFLLPERVEARTLPSMTLIDMREERAKCEVRGAPLIFSRRLADAIKETLAKGEQVLLFLNRRGYARVLLCRDCGFALHCPHCSLPLIYHAVDARMRCHYCDHRERPPARCPKCGGFAFGFLGYGTQQVEAAARLLAPDATMTRMDRDTTRRRRAHQQILKAVEQGQTQVLIGTQMVGKGHDFPGITLVGVLSADASMVLPDFRAGERTYALLTQVAGRAGRGDRPGQVLVQTYNPDHYSILAARNHDYEALYRIEQPLREKRGLPPFGFLVLLLVTSSKEGHAQEKAERLTSLLLERAVSSLTIEGPAPAPLYRLKGRYRWQILAKGPDPSTLHHWVKETIALLPPSEQVGIEVDVDPVNLC